A stretch of Primulina tabacum isolate GXHZ01 chromosome 13, ASM2559414v2, whole genome shotgun sequence DNA encodes these proteins:
- the LOC142523411 gene encoding G-box-binding factor 1 has product MEAGDGGTPTKSSKPTSSPQEAPATPSYPDWSSSIQAFYGAGATPPFFASTVASHTPHPYMWGGQHPLMPPYGTPVPYPALYPPAGVYTHPNMAATPGTVPGTAEFDGKASEGKNRVSGKKAKGASGNQGLVGGGSKDGGKAASGSGNDVGARSAESGSEDSSDASDDDDNNQEFSATRKGSFDQMLAEGANVRNNAVPANYHTTIPGNPVVSMHATNLNIGMDLWNASPAGSGPMKFRPNPPGVSPSVAPSGMMNDQRVQDEREFKRQKRKQSNRESARRSRLRKQAECEELQQRVDTLSNENRTLRDELHRLSEECEKLTSENNAIKGELTSLRGEDAISNIENGNPA; this is encoded by the exons ATGGAGGCTGGGGACGGGGGCACTCCAACAAAGTCTTCCAAACCTACTTCCTCACCACAG GAAGCACCAGCCACTCCTTCATATCCTGATTGGTCAAGCTCTATACAG GCTTTTTATGGTGCTGGTGCAACTCCGCCATTTTTTGCTTCAACTGTTGCTTCTCATACTCCCCATCCCTACATGTGGGGGGGCCAG CATCCTCTCATGCCACCATATGGGACCCCAGTTCCATATCCAGCTTTGTATCCACCTGCAGGAGTCTATACCCATCCCAATATGGCAGCG ACTCCAGGAACAGTACCCGGAACTGCAGAATTTGATGGGAAAGCCTCTGAGGGGAAAAACCGTGTTTCTGGTAAAAAAGCAAAGGGTGCATCAGGTAATCAGGGTTTGGTGGGTGGCGGGTCAAAAGATGGCGGAAAAGCAGCTTCAGGATCTGGAAATGATGTTGGTGCACGAAG TGCTGAAAGCGGGAGTGAAGATTCTTCAGATGCTagtgatgatgatgataataaTCAG GAATTTTCTGCAACCAGGAAAGGAAGTTTTGACCAGATGCTTGCTGAAG GGGCAAATGTACGGAACAATGCCGTTCCAGCCAATTACCACACTACCATACCTGGCAATCCTGTTGTCTCTATGCATGCAACTAATCTGAACATTGGCATGGATTTGTGGAATGCATCGCCTGCTGGTTCTGGCCCTATGAAATTTCGTCCCAATCCACCTGGTGTGTCTCCGTCTGTAGCTCCATCTGGAATGATGAATGATCAGCGGGTTCAG GACGAACGTGAGTTTAAAAGACAAAAGAGAAAGCAATCCAACCGTGAGTCTGCTCGGAGATCGAGATTACGGAAGCAG GCCGAGTGTGAAGAGCTACAGCAGAGGGTGGACACTTTAAGTAATGAGAACCGTACCCTCAGAGATGAATTGCATAGGCTTTCAGAAGAATGCGAGAAACTCACATCTGAGAATAATGCCATAAAG GGCGAGCTAACAAGCTTGCGTGGTGAAGATGCCATATCTAACATTGAGAATGGTAACCCCGCGTAA
- the LOC142522692 gene encoding homeobox-leucine zipper protein ATHB-40-like yields the protein MDCHQLDDPTVLISQYYPSETYGQFVPQAVYSGGTASCTKPRRRRKKNKGDEGGHGGVMAMRKRKLSEEQMSMLEQSFGSEHKLESERKDRLAAELGLDPRQVAVWFQNRRARWKSKKMEEEYSKLKSEHDATVMEKCRLETQLLKLKEQLQEAEKEIQRLSERGDGFSSNSPCSSFSIDAVNDPPFLGDFQDLNSNEFYVLDVWNNPYYM from the exons atgGACTGCCATCAACTCGATGATCCTACGGTACTCATTTCTCAGTACTATCCGTCTGAAACATACGGCCAATTTGTACCACAAG CTGTGTATTCAGGCGGCACTGCGAGCTGCACGAAGCCGCGGCGGAGAAGAAAGAAGAACAAAGGCGACGAGGGCGGTCATGGTGGGGTGATGGCGATGAGGAAGAGAAAGCTGAGTGAAGAGCAGATGAGCATGTTGGAGCAGAGTTTTGGGAGTGAGCATAAATTGGAGTCGGAGAGGAAGGACAGGCTGGCGGCGGAGCTGGGGCTGGACCCCCGGCAGGTGGCGGTGTGGTTCCAGAACAGGAGGGCCAGGTGGAAGAGCAAGAAGATGGAGGAGGAGTATTCCAAGCTTAAGTCTGAGCACGACGCTACCGTGATGGAGAAATGCCGCCTCGAAACTCAG CTTCTGAAACTCaaggaacaactccaagaaGCGGAGAAGGAGATCCAGAGACTATCCGAGCGTGGTGACGGGTTTTCAAGCAACAGTCCATGCTCATCCTTCTCCATCGACGCCGTTAACGACCCACCATTCCTCGGCGACTTCCAAGATTTAAACAGCAACGAGTTCTACGTGCTAGATGTATGGAATAATCCCTACTATATGTAA
- the LOC142522759 gene encoding serine/threonine/tyrosine-protein kinase HT1-like — protein MSDEIKPSEISLSTIHGVYSGDGMGSNGLVSIDKNLLIDASQLSVGEVISDGTNSTVYEGLYRSIPVAIKVIQPDMVSNVRSDLQKKFSREVSMLSRVKHDNIIQFIGAIAEPTMMIITELMKGGTLQKYLWSIRPNCPDLKLSLSFALEISRAMEYLHQNRIIHRDLKPSNLLLTEDKRKIKLADFGLAREEADDEMTTEAGTYRWMAPEMFSVEALRVGEKKYYDHKVDVYSFSMILWELLTNNTPFKGRNNIMVAYAAAKNQRPSIDKIPAGIVPLLQSCWAENSEDRPEFVQIAEFIGNFLDSICESANIVPPSILPEAEHSINEEETNDISATDCLMDRSNGTKKKLPNICLRFLRCFGHCL, from the exons ATGTCTGATGAAATTAAACCCTCTGAAATCTCCTTGTCCACCATTCATGGAGTATATTCTGGTGATGGAATGGGTTCCAATGGTTTGGTCAGTATTGATAAGAACCTTCTGATAGATGCTAGCCAGCTTTCTGTAGGAGAAGTGATCTCTGATGGGACTAATTCCACCGTCTACGAGGGATT GTACAGGTCTATTCCCGTGGCCATAAAAGTGATACAACCAGACATGGTATCAAACGTGAGGTCTGATCTACAGAAAAAATTCAGCCGGGAGGTTTCAATGCTTTCTAGAGTAAAACATGATAATATAATACAG TTCATTGGTGCAATTGCGGAACCAACAATGATGATAATAACTGAGCTCATGAAAGGCGGCACACTGCAGAAATATTTGTGGAGCATTCGTCCAAATTGTCCAGATCTGAAACTTTCCCTGAGTTTTGCTTTAGAAATCTCCCGAGCAATGGAATATCTTCATCAAAATAGAATTATACACCGAGATTTAAAGCCAA GCAATCTTCTTCTTacagaagataaaagaaaaatcaaGTTAGCCGATTTTGGTTTAGCTAGAGAAGAGGCTGATGACGAAATGACAACGGAGGCTGGGACGTATCGTTGGATGGCTCCTGAG ATGTTCAGTGTAGAAGCTCTTCGAGTGGGAGAGAAGAAGTATTATGATCACAAAGTGGATGTTTATAGTTTCTCTATGATTTTGTGGGAGCTGCTCACCAACAACACTCCCTTTAAGGGCAGGAACAATATCATGGTGGCATATGCTGCAGCAAAG AACCAAAGGCCAAGCATAGACAAAATTCCTGCAGGTATTGTACCCCTCTTGCAATCATGTTGGGCCGAAAATTCGGAAGATCGGCCCGAATTTGTGCAAATCGCAGAGTTTATTGGAAACTTTCTCGATAGCATTTGTGAATCTGCAAATATAGTGCCACCGTCCATTTTGCCGGAGGCAGAACATTCAATAAACGAGGAAGAAACCAATGATATTTCGGCCACGGATTGCTTGATGGACAGGTCTAATGGAACAAAGAAGAAACTGCCAAATATCTGTCTGAGGTTCCTACGCTGTTTCGGACACTGCCTGTAG
- the LOC142522681 gene encoding uncharacterized protein LOC142522681, translating to MAKVMHSNTQQKNKQANFMRKMCPNFDREDGLETVLEIPIPEEMFTRMGNNVAVRWQNMATWMKAQTSDKWSSPIIAGRYNELSSPLIPMQVQLDQSIHRPVKHASIEASTAKYIVQQYIAATGGQPALNAVNSMCAMGQVKISASDFHQGDNESVKVTSTDEAGGFVLWQKNPDKWCLELLISGCKVISGSNGKISWRQSSNQQRPMSKGPPRPLRRFFQGLDPRSVANLFIDAVCIGEKIVNDEDCLILKLDANQSTLEAQSNPKSEIIHHTIWGYFSQRSGLLVKLEDSRLLTVKTSKDDGDAFWETSMESVIEGYKYVDSVNIAHSGKTFVTVFRYGEQSANHKRELEESWKIEEVDFNVCGLNSEFFMPPTDFKLK from the exons ATGGCTAAAGTAATGCATTCCAACACACAGCAGAAGAACAAACAGGCTAATTTCATGCGAAAAATGTGCCCCAATTTTGACAGAGAAGATGGGCTGGAGACCGTGCTGGAGATTCCGATCCCGGAGGAGATGTTCACCAGGATGGGAAATAATGTGGCGGTGCGGTGGCAGAACATGGCGACGTGGATGAAAGCTCAGACTTCAGATAAGTGGTCCTCGCCGATCATTGCCGGAAGATATAATGAATTGAGCTCTCCTCTTATACCTATGCAAGTGCAGCTGGATCAATCCATACATCGTCCCGTTAAACATGCTTCCATT GAAGCTTCAACAGCCAAATACATAGTGCAACAATACATAGCCGCAACAGGAGGGCAACCGGCACTGAACGCGGTAAACAGCATGTGCGCAATGGGACAGGTTAAAATCAGTGCATCAGATTTTCATCAAGGTGATAACGAAAGTGTTAAGGTTACGAGCACAGACGAAGCAGGAGGCTTCGTTCTGTGGCAGAAGAATCCCGACAAGTGGTGTTTAGAGCTGCTGATTTCGGGATGCAAGGTTATATCAGGAAGCAACGGCAAGATTTCTTGGAGACAATCTTCGAATCAGCAAAGGCCTATGTCCaagggtcctcctagacctttACGCCGATTCTTTCAG GGCCTGGATCCACGTTCGGTAGCCAATTTGTTTATCGATGCAGTATGCATAGGCGAAAAAATCGTAAACGACGAAGATTGCCTCATACTAAAGCTAGATGCAAACCAATCTACACTAGAAGCACAAAGCAACCCAAAATCCGAAATTATTCATCACACTATATGGGGATACTTCAGCCAAAGATCCGGCCTATTGGTTAAGTTAGAGGATTCCAGATTACTCACTGTGAAAACCAGTAAAGATGATGGTGACGCTTTCTGGGAAACGAGCATGGAATCTGTGATCGAGGGCTACAAATATGTAGATAGTGTAAATATTGCACATAGTGGGAAGACATTTGTCACTGTTTTCAGATATGGGGAGCAATCAGCAAACCACAAAAGGGAATTGGAAGAATCCTGGAAAATTGAAGAGGTCGATTTCAATGTTTGCGGTTTAAATTCTGAATTTTTCATGCCTCCAACTGATTTTAAGCTAAAATGA
- the LOC142522108 gene encoding uncharacterized protein LOC142522108, which translates to MYAYSENPDLKLGMIFNSKKEAKFAIESHCIRRGMVVNFVKNDKSRLRGVCKNEGCEWVIHVSPVNKDSCWQIKTFKPEHKNCYWNVKNKNIKSSWLGETFVSKLKSNPKLGTRELREEVKSTLNVSLTYKQAYLGRKKALKLVDGSIAEQFSQIRNYCAELRRSDEGASVILKLTDGDDAPRFQRLYVCFSACKQGFKESCRPVVGVDGCFLKTNIGGQLLTAVGLDPNNNIFPIAYALVEGETKDSWMWFLQLLNNDIGFENEDGWTFMSDKQKGLIPAFENLFPNAENRFCVRHLYTNMKHDGFRGVGIKNALWAAARATRVEEFKRRMEDLKKINHDAYIWLSKKPEQHWFKAYFSTIPKCDILLNNMCECFNSMILDAREKPIISMFETLRNLLMVRFQTNREKAEKWDGVMCPKIKVVLAKNSKEAAVFSPLMADETHFQITGLHQQHSVDLCRMTCSCRKWDLTGIPCAHAVCAIWCKQENPEDYVHRFYSVLKYKQCYSRSIMPINGPALWPECQFTPPLPPIYKEKVGRPAKLRRRQPDEVPASRQSKLKGVKRNNKCRTCGGFGHNQMSCNITKASGLDKPTQENNEMDRGQIQTPQNYNEMDIGDIESAPQTCNEAEFVATGQGNTTSDESEKFISNKTVERGEAAFKKRKKLQVVRQQESGVTITGSSNRISSVNVEKVLNKQTHVIVKGGRNFVTVSSLRASLDDQRKKTPIESNGSRSMKDAAKENGTGSSSKS; encoded by the exons ATGTATGCCTACTCTGAAAATCCTGATTTGAAGCTTGGTATGATATTTAATTCAAAAAAAGAGGCAAAGTTTGCTATAGAAAGTCATTGTATCAGACGAGGGATGGTAGTGAACTTTGTCAAGAATGATAAAAGTAGGCTTCGAGGTGTGTGCAAAAATGAAGGATGTGAATGGGTTATTCATGTGTCACCAGTGAATAAGGACAGTTGCTGGCAGATAAAGACATTTAAACCTGAGCACAAAAACTGCTATTGGAatgttaagaacaaaaacatcAAGTCAAGCTGGTTAGGTGAAACTTTTGTGAGTAAATTGAAATCAAATCCTAAGTTAGGTACCAGAGAGTTACGAGAAGAGGTTAAATCTACTTTGAACGTATCCCTCACATATAAACAAGCTTATTTGGGTCGGAAAAAAGCATTAAAGCTAGTTGATGGCAGCATAGCGGAACAATTTAGCCAAATAAGAAATTACTGTGCTGAACTGAGAAGGTCCGATGAAGGTGCATCTGTGATTCTGAAACTGACTGATGGAGATGATGCACCAAGATTTCAAAGGCTGTATGTGTGCTTCTCGGCCTGTAAACAAGGTTTTAAGGAGTCTTGTAGACCTGTGGTTGGAGTGGATGGATGTTTTTTGAAAACCAATATTGGTGGGCAGTTGTTGACAGCAGTTGGCCTAGATCCAAATAACAACATTTTTCCTATTGCTTATGCATTGGTGGAAGGAGAGACAAAGGATAGTTGGATGTGGTTTCTGCAGTTGTTGAATAACGATATTGGCTTTGAGAATGAAGATGGTTGGACCTTCATGTCTGATAAGCAAAAAGGCTTGATTCCTGCCTTTgagaatttgtttccaaatgccGAAAATAGATTTTGTGTTAGGCATCTATACACCAACATGAAACACGATGGTTTCAGAGGTGTGGGGATTAAAAATGCTCTTTGGGCTGCGGCTAGGGCAACAAGAGTTGAAGAGTTCAAAAGGCGGATGGAAGACTTGAAGAAGATCAATCATGATGCCTATATCTGGTTGAGCAAAAAACCTGAACAACACTGGTTCAAGGCATACTTCAGCACGATTCCAAAATGTGATATACTTCTTAACAACATGTGTGAGTGTTTCAACAGCATGATTTTAGATGCAAGAGAAAAACCAATCATTTCAATGTTCGAAACATTAAGAAATTTGTTAATGGTCAGGTTTCAAACGAACAGAGAAAAGGCCGAGAAATGGGATGGTGTGATGTGTCCAAAAATTAAAGTTGTGTTGGCAAAGAATAGCAAGGAAGCAGCTGTGTTTAGTCCTTTGATGGCTGATGAGACACATTTTCAGATCACAGGATTACACCAGCAGCACTCTGTTGACCTGTGTAGGATGACTTGCAGTTGTAGGAAATGGGATTTGACTGGAATTCCATGTGCACATGCTGTTTGTGCTATTTGGTGTAAGCAAGAGAACCCCGAGGATTATGTACATCGTTTTTACAGTGTTTTGAAATACAAGCAGTGTTACTCGCGCTCCATCATGCCCATTAATGGACCAGCCCTGTGGCCTGAATGCCAGTTTACTCCTCCATTACCACCAATCTATAAAGAAAAAGTTGGTAGGCCAGCTAAGTTGAGAAGGCGACAACCTGATGAAGTTCCTGCTTCAAGACAATCAAAGTTGAAAGGTGTGAAACGAAATAACAAGTGTCGGACATGTGGTGGGTTTGGACACAATCAAATGAGTTGCAATATAACTAAAGCAAGTGGTTTAGATAAGCCAACACAAGAAAACAATGAAATGGACAGAGGTCAAATTCAAACACCGCAAAATTACAATGAAATGGATATAG GTGACATTGAATCTGCACCACAAACATGCAATGAAGCCGAGTTTGTTGCGACTGGACAAGGCAACACAACGTCAGATGAAAGCGAAAAATTCATTTCCAATAAAACTGTTGAACGTGGTGAAGCAGCAttcaaaaaaaggaaaaaattacaG GTAGTACGACAACAAGAAAGTGGAGTAACAATTACTGGCAGCTCTAACAGAATCTCATCAGTTAAT GTCGAGAAAGTACTCAACAAACAAACACATGTTATTGTGAAAGGCGGAAGGAACTTCGTAACTGTGTCTAGTTTGAGAGCTTCATTGGATGATCAAAGGAAAAAAACACCGATAGAATCAAATGGATCTCGTTCAATGAAAGATGCCGCAAAGGAAAATGGTACTGGATCatcatcaaaatcttga
- the LOC142523410 gene encoding putative polyol transporter 6 has product MEAGAIKAHGERKLNKYACACAVVGSMISIIFGYDTGVMSGAMIFIKEEFTIKEGQLEVLAGILNLCALVGSLCAGRTSDYIGRRYTIVLASIIFMLGSILMGYSPNYGVLLAGRCIAGVGVGFALMIAPVYAAEISSANTRGFLSSLPEIGISTGILLGYISNNVFARLSLKLGWRIMLGIAALPSLFLAIGIIKMPESPRWLIMKGRLGEAKKIMYKVCDDSEEAEERLKDIKKAAGIDENCTDETVIVPKSKTAQGEAGVWKELLFKPTPTVRRMLIAGVGIHFFEHATGTEAVILYGPRIFKKAGVMAKRKLLLATVGVGLTKLTFITISTFIIDRVGRRKLLLVSITGMIVALTGLGTCLTMVEHAEKKLLWALVLSLIFVYMFIMFFNIGLCPVCWVYSAEIFPMKLRAAGASVSVGMNRVMNATVSMTFLSLAEAITYGGAFYLYASVAVVAWFFVYFCLPETKGRRLEEMEEIFSKGAVNSKNGNRQVELVDT; this is encoded by the exons ATGGAGGCTGGTGCGATTAAAGCCCATGGCGAGAGAAAGCTTAACAAATATGCATGTGCTTGTGCAGTGGTTGGCTCCATGATATCGATAATTTTTGGCTATG ATACTGGAGTCATGAGTGGAGCCATGATTTTCATCAAGGAAGAATTCACAATCAAGGAAGGTCAACTGGAAGTCCTCGCGGGGATCTTGAACCTGTGCGCGCTTGTGGGATCTCTCTGCGCCGGAAGAACCTCCGATTACATCGGCAGACGTTACACAATAGTCCTGGCCTCCATAATCTTCATGCTCGGTTCCATTCTTATGGGCTATTCGCCAAATTACGGAGTTCTTCTGGCCGGAAGGTGCATAGCTGGAGTTGGCGTCGGCTTCGCCTTGATGATTGCTCCTGTATACGCCGCCGAGATTTCTTCAGCGAACACTCGTGGGTTTCTCTCCTCTTTACCGGAAATCGGCATCAGTACAGGGATCTTGCTCGGTTATATCTCAAACAACGTGTTCGCAAGACTGAGTCTGAAGCTCGGTTGGAGAATAATGCTCGGAATTGCAGCACTCCCTTCTCTTTTTCTGGCAATCGGGATCATCAAGATGCCCGAATCCCCCCGGTGGCTGATTATGAAAGGCAGATTGGGGGAAGCCAAGAAAATCATGTACAAAGTGTGTGATGACAGTGAAGAAGCTGAGGAGAGATTAAAAGACATCAAAAAAGCAGCAGGGATTGACGAAAATTGCACCGATGAAACTGTAATAGTCCCGAAATCAAAAACTGCGCAAGGCGAAGCTGGTGTATGGAAGGAATTGCTATTCAAACCGACCCCAACTGTGCGGAGGATGCTAATCGCCGGTGTTGGGATCCATTTCTTCGAACACGCAACAGGGACTGAAGCTGTGATTCTATACGGCCCTAGAATCTTTAAAAAGGCGGGCGTGATGGCGAAGAGGAAGCTCCTGCTAGCCACAGTCGGAGTCGGGTTGACAAAACTGACATTCATAACAATCTCCACCTTCATAATCGACAGAGTTGGCCGGAGAAAACTTCTGTTGGTCAGCATCACCGGCATGATTGTAGCCCTTACAGGGCTTGGAACATGTTTAACTATGGTGGAACACGCAGAAAAGAAGCTGCTGTGGGCTCTTGTACTAAGTTTAATCTTTGTGTATATGTTTATAATGTTCTTCAACATCGGTCTTTGCCCTGTTTGCTGGGTATACAGTGCTGAAATATTCCCCATGAAGTTGCGGGCGGCCGGGGCCAGTGTGAGTGTGGGAATGAACAGGGTTATGAACGCCACAGTCTCGATGACATTTCTATCGCTTGCCGAGGCCATAACTTATGGCGGCGCGTTCTATTTATACGCCAGTGTAGCGGTAGTGGCCTGGTTCTTCGTGTACTTCTGTTTACCAGAGACAAAGGGCCGGAGGCTGGAGGAGATGGAAGAAATATTCAGCAAAGGCGCTGTAAACTCCAAGAACGGGAACAGGCAAGTGGAGCTTGTCGATACTTGA
- the LOC142522107 gene encoding uncharacterized protein LOC142522107 yields MAKRSIMSLEFTPNYGWMREPTLVTIKLYYNGSMDSNRKRKTYKGGSTEYFDFVDMDKIGLIELWGYAEQVGCVEKDKFRFWHKIGKSLNNGRYLESDADVVEIRNHVPENFEVEIYIEHDEFVSINEIDASGVLEKPKEVEPKTRVGITDEDEVEFYDSEFDFDEDDNIRGEGGNIVIDGDIYNDLFERMQGDEGDDDWAESDELESAFDSQE; encoded by the exons ATGGCTAAAAGAAGTATAATGTCTCTTGAATTCACCCCGAATTATG GCTGGATGCGAGAACCCACTCTTGTTACAATTAAATTGTACTACAATGGTTCAATGGACAGCAATCGCAAGAGGAAAACGTACAAAGGTGGGAGTACTGAATACTTTGATTTTGTGGATATGGATAAGATAGGCTTGATTGAACTCTGGGGTTATGCTGAGCAAGTAGGATGCGTTGAGAAAGATAAGTTCAGATTTTGGCACAAAATCGGTAAATCTTTGAACAATGGTAGATATTTGGAAAGTGATGCTGATGTGGTTGAAATTAGGAACCACGTCCCCGAAAACTTTGAAGTGGAAATTTATATTGAACATGATGAATTTGTTTCAATAAATGAGATAGATGCATCAGGTGTTTTAGAGAAACCAAAAGAAGTTGAACCGAAAACAAGGGTTGGAATCACTGATGAAGATGAGGTAGAATTTTATGATAGTGAGTTTGATTTCGATGAAGATGATAATATTAGGGGAGAAGGGGGAAATATAGTCATTGATGGTGATATTTACAATGATTTGTTTGAGAGAATGCAAGGTGATGAAGGAGATGATGATTGGGCAGAAAGTGATGAGTTAGAGAGTGCATTTGATTCTCAAGAGTAA